In Lutra lutra chromosome 5, mLutLut1.2, whole genome shotgun sequence, a single genomic region encodes these proteins:
- the LOC125100573 gene encoding thymosin beta-4-like, with protein MSDKPDMAEIEKFDKSKLKKTETQEKNPLPSKEMIEQEKQAGES; from the coding sequence ATGTCTGACAAACCCGATATGGCTGAGATTGAGAAATTCGATAAGtcgaaattgaagaagacagaaacacaagagaaaaatccactgccttcaaaagaaatgattgAACAGGAGAAGCAAGCAGGCGAATCGTAA